From bacterium:
ATCCCTTTGTCTAATAAAAGATTCCAACACTGAAACATGTGGTTCTCGGCAATCTCTAAAGAAATCAATCCATACAGTTGTATCGACTATGATCATTATGTGCTACTACGTCCCTGACGCCAGGTTGCTAAATCTCCATTCCAGACAATCTTTCCTCTAAGTTCAAGAATTTTTGACTGAGACTCATGTCTAAGTAGCTCATGTAACGCATAATCAATTAATGTTCTGTAAGTCTTTATTCCTGTTACTTTCCGGCAGTTAGTAA
This genomic window contains:
- a CDS encoding type II toxin-antitoxin system VapB family antitoxin; translated protein: MGRTNVVLDDKLVTNCRKVTGIKTYRTLIDYALHELLRHESQSKILELRGKIVWNGDLATWRQGRSST